ACGTCTACTCCGCCGGCGCCGCCGAGGAGATCGTCGGGCGGTGGCTCGCCGCGCGCCCGGCCGACGTCCGCGACCGCGTCGTCCTCGCCACCAAGGGCCGGATGCCGATGGGGACCGAGCCCAACGCCGTCGGCAACTCGCGCCGCCACCTGCGCCGCGCGCTCGACGACTCGCTGCGCCGGCTCGGTGTCGAGCACGTCGACCTCTACCAACTGCACGCCTGGGACCCGCACACCCCGCTCGAGGAGACCCTGCACTTCCTCGACGACGCGGTGCACGCCGGGACGATCGCCTACCCGGGCCTGTCGAACTTCACCGGCTGGCAGGTGCAGAAGGCGATCGACCTCGCCGAGCACCGGCACTGGGCCGTGCCGGTCACACTGCAGCCGTCCTACAGCCTGCTCGTGCGCCAGATCGAGTTCGAGATCGTGCCGGCCTGCCTGGACAACGGGCTCGGGCTGCTGCCGTGGGGGCCGCTCGGCGGGGGCTGGCTGTCGGGCAAGTACACCCGCGACCAGCGGCCGGAGGGCGCCACGCGGCTCGGCGAGGACCCCGGGCGCGGCATGGAGGCCTACGACCGGGTCGGCGCGCAGGAGCGCACCTGGGACGTGCTGGAGGCGGTGCAGGACGTCGCCGAGGCGCGCGGGGCGTCGATGGCGCAGGTCGCGCTCGCCTGGCTGGCCGCCCGGCCGGCGGTGACGTCGGTGATCCTGGGCGCCCGGACGACGGAGCAGCTGAGGGACGACCTGGGCGCGGCCGACCTCGTGCTGGACGCCGAGGAGACCGCCCGGCTCGACGCGGTCAGCGACCCGGGCGCGGCCGACTACCCCTACGGCGAGGTGGGTGCCGAGCAGCGCAGCCGGGACCTCTCCGGCGCCTGACGGCAGCGCGGCCGGGTCCCTCCCGGACCCGGCCGCGCTGCCGTCGTGGTGCGGCTACGCCCGCCCGGTCGCCCGCTGGGTGGCCTTGCCGACCGCCTGCACGATCTGCTCGTACCGCGGCCGCCCGGCCTGGGCGCCGAGCACGTAGCCGGTGCCCATGCCGAGGCCCAGGGAGGTGAGCCGGGCAGCACGCTTGGCGCGCTTCTCGACCCGGTGCGCGGTCTTGGCGACCGCCTCGGGGACCTTCTCGACCCTGCGCTCGGCCCGCATCGCCGCCCGCAGGCCCGTCTGCCCGAGCTCAGCACTGGCCTCGGCCGCCTTGGACACGGCGGTGGCCGCGAGCACGGCGCCGGTGTCGACGGCCCTGCGCGCGGCCTCCACACCGGCGTTCGTCCCGTGCTGGAGGGCGGAGCCGGTCGCCACCAGCAGGGGACCGGCCGCCGACGCCGCCCCCGCCGCACGGGCGCGGGCCGTGGTGGACGCCGACGCCAGCAGGGGTGCAGCGGCGGTCGCGGCCTCCGCCGCACGGGCGCGGGCGGTGGTGGACGCCGACGCCAGCAGGGGCGCGGCCGACGCCGCGGCCTCCGCCGCGCGGGCGCGGGCGGCGATCGACGCGGCGGCGGCCTGCTGCGCGGCGAGGGCAGCCGCCCGGCCCACCTGCGCCACGCCCGTCCGCGACCGCGTGCCCACGCGGCCGGCCGCGGTGGCGGCGAGCGGGGCGACCGAGGCCGACAGGCGCTCGGCGCCCGTGCGCGACGCCGTCGTCACGCGCTCGGCCGCGGTGGCCGCGAGCGGCGCCACCGACGCCGTCAGGGACCCCAGCCGGGCCCGGCCCGCCGCGGGGACGGCGACCGCCCGCCGGGCCGTCCGCCGCTGGGCCCGCCGCGCCTGCTTGGCCGCACGCCCCGCGCCCTTGGACGCCCGCCGCGACACCTGCCGCGCCGGCCGCGACACCTTCCGCGCCGGACGCCGGCGCCGGCGGGTCGTCGAGAAGACCACCGCCCCGACGCCCAGCAGCGCCGCCACCGCGCCGCCGACCTGGGCCGCGCGCGCGGCCGCGCTCGTCGGTGGGCGCTCGGTCAGCCCGAAGTCGGAGTCGCCGGGCTGCGCCACCGACGGCGCGGGGGTGTCCGGGACCGCCTCGGGGTCGCGCGGCGCCACCGGCTCGGGCTCGTCGACCGGCAGCACGCTCTCCGAGGTCTCCGTCGAGTACTGGATGCCGTAGTGCAGGTAGAGCTCGGCCTCCTGGTCGGTGGTCAGCTCACGGCTCTCGCCGAACCGCGGGGCGGCGGCGACGGCGGTGCGCTCGACCACCACCCGCACCCGGCCGTCGACCTCCGTCGCGTCGAGCAGCGGGACGACGACGGTGTCGCCGTCCACCGTGGCGTACAGCCACTCCGGTGCGCCGGTCTCGTCGTCGGCCAGCAGGTGCGTGATCTCGCCGATCTCCGCGTCGTCGCGGCCGACCACCGTCATGCCGACCCAGTTGCGCACCGAGTCCCGGTCGGGCAGAGCCATGGCCGATCTCCCACCTGTTCACGCGGGCGGGCCCCGATGGCCCCGCCGCTCCTGTCCCGCCGACTACCCCGGTCCTCCGCGCCCAACCCGACCCGCTTCGCGCGGGCGATGCAGGGGCCGACCAGCGAGGACGCCGTCACGCCCGCGGATCCCTGCCGACGACGGCCGAGACCAGGAGCAGTTTGACCAGCCAGTCACCGCCGTGGATGGCGGCCTGCTGCCAGGGCACCTTCTCGTGGACCACCGACCCGGTCAGCAGCACCACCGGGAAGGCCGCCCACAAGCCGGCACCGAGGGCGAGCACCTGGCGTGGACCGCGGGCGGGTAGGCCGCCGGCGAGCAGGGACACCGCGGTGGCGACCACCCCGCTGCGGACCAGTTCGACGGGGGCCACCACCGCCGGGGAGAGGCCGGGGCCGGCGTAGGCGTCGTCCAGCCGGGCCAGCCGGGCGCCGAAGGCGGCGTACCAGGCCGAACTGGCCGCGAACGCCGCTGCGGCCGCGGCGGCGACCCGCAGCGGCGACACGGCGCTCACGACGCGTCCTCCCCGGCCGGTGTCCTCGTGGACCACTGGTGCATGTCTCCTCCTCGCGACGCCGTCGACGGGCAGACGTGTCCCGGTGGCCGAACTCATCGGTCGGGTGCTCGCGTTGACGGGCGGGTGCGGGGAGCCCACGCTTCCCGGATGAGCGTCGTCCCGTTCCCGACCCCCGGCCGGTGGACGTGGGAGAGCGCCCGCGGCCGCACCCGGGCCGTGCGGGTCTCGCCGCACGCCGGGCCCGGCCTGCTCGCCCTCAGCCTGTGGCGGGACGACCGGTGCGTGGGCAGCGTGCACCTCACGCCCGAGGAGGCCGCGTCCCTGGTCGGGCGGCTGTCCGAGGCCCTGGCCGGCCTGGCCGCGCCGCCGGCCCCTGCCCCGCCGGCGCCCGGCCCCGTCGAGGACCGGCTCGAGCACCTGGAGCGGCGGCTGCGGGCGCTCGAGGAGGGGACGCCGCCGGCCTGACGCCGGACCGGGTCAGGGAGGTGGCTGCGCCCAGTCGATCCGCGCGGCCAGCACCCGCAGCCGCTCGCCGAGCACCGGGTCCACCGACGCCGCCCACGCCACCCGGCCGAGGACGTGGTCGCGGAAGGTCGCCGGGTCGCGGTCGCGCACCTGCGAGGCCCAGCCGTGGACGGCGCAGTTGTGCAGCAGCGCGCGCAGCGCGTCCCGTTGCGGCCGCGGCAGCGTCGGCCGGTCGTTGACCACGGCGCCCAGCACCTGCTGCCGCCGTCCGGCACCGGCGCTGCGCGTTCTGCGCGGGTTCACCCGGAGACCCTCGTCCGCGGCGATCGCGGTCACCCGCGCGGCGAAGCGGTCCGAGCGCAGCGACCGCGGGCCGCTGAAGGTCAGGTCGTCGACGTAGCGGGTGTAGACGGCACCCGACGCCGCGGCCAGCCCGGCCAGCCGGCGGTCGAGCCGCGCGCACACCAGGTTGGCCAGCGCCGGCGACGTCGGTGCACCCTGCGGCAGGTGCGGAACGCCAGCCGCCGCCCGAGCCGGCGGTGCCGGTCGCGGCCGTCGGCGTCCGCGGGCACCGGCACCCGCCGCCACACCGCCGCGGGCACCACCGTGGTCGCCAGCCCGGTCAGCGCGTGCGCCACCGGCTCGGTCAGCCCGACCACGCCCTGCAGCACACCCCACACCCGGCCGGCCGGGACGCCGGCGAAGAACGCCTCGAGGTCCATGCCGAGGACGACGTCCGCCCCGGCGTGGGGCAGGGCCGCCGTCCGCACGGACCGCCCGGGGACGCAGCCGTGCGCCGCCGGGTGCACCGGCACCAGCGCCAGCACGTGCCGCAGCACCCGGCGCTGCGCCTCCCGCAGCCGCGGCTTGGGCGCGGCGAGCAACCGCACCCCGCCCGCCGGGCGCGGCACCGTTCGCCACCGGTAGTGCCGCAGCGCCTCGTCGTCCGTGGTGCGCCCCCAGGACCGGACGTCGGCGAACCAGGCCAGCTCGCCCTGGTCGAGGTCGAGCAGCCGGGCGAGCGCGGCGAGGTCGGGGACGTCGGCCACCGGCGCGCGCACCCGGACGGCGCGGGTCGGCACCGGCTGCCGGAGCACCACGCGCGGTGGGACGTCGGCCGCCTGGGCGCGCCCAGCCCTCCGTCGCCGTGACGAGGGCGGCGAGCTCGCGCGGCCGGTCGGCCGGGGCGTCGCGGTAGGTGAGCAGCACCTCGGCGACCAGCGCACCGACCCACCGCGGCGCCCGGGCGTGGCCGAGGGCGACGGCCACGCGGCGCACCGCCTCCCGCCGCCGCCACGGCCCGGCGAGGAGTGCGGTGGCGATGCCGGACGCCGTCGCCGCGGCCTGCCGCTCGGGCGTCACGTGCGCGACGGGGCGGGCAGCCGCTCCCAGTGGGAGTCGCCGTCGCGTGCGCGGAGCGCGCCGTCCGGCGGGTGGTGCCGATGGTGGCCGTGACGAACCGCCCCGGGGTCGCCCCGGGGGGACCGGCTCTCGCCGGTGGTCCTGCCCGTCCCGCCGCGCACGGGCCGCACCGTAGCGGCACCGGCCGACGCCGATGAGTTCCCGTCGCCCGGACCGTCTGCCCTTCGACGGGACACCAGGGAGGGCACGACGTGACGACGGACGACGGGATCCGCGCGGCGACGGCGGACGAGCGGCGCGCGCAGGTGGCGCTGTACGGGTCGCTGACCGACGAGCAGTGGGACGCGCCGAGCCTGTGCGCCGGGTGGCGGGTGCGGGAGGTGCTCGCCCACACCACGATGCCCTTCCGCTACTCGACCGGCCGGGTGCTGCGGGGGATGGTGCGGGCGCGGGGCAGCTTCGACCGCTTCGCCGACCGCGCCGCGCGCCGCGACGCCGTCGAGCTGACGCCGGCCGACCTGCTCACCTCGCTGCGCGACAACGTCGACTTCCAGTGGTCCCCGCCGGGCGGCGGGCCGCTCGGTGCCCTGTCGCACGACGTCATCCACGGCCTCGACACCTCCGCCGCGCTCGGCCTCGACGACCGGTACGCCTCCCCGGAGCGGTGCGCGCTGGTGCTCTCCGGCCTGCAGCCCAGGCAGCTGCGGTTCTTCGGCGTCGACCTCACCGGTGTGCGGCTGCGGGCGGTCGACGCCGACTGGTCCTACGGCGACGGCGAGGTGGTCGAGGGCCGCGCGCAGGACCTGCTGCTCACCGTGTGCGGCCGCCGGCAGCGCGCCGGACGGCTGCGTGGTCCGGCGGCCGGACGGCTGGCCGCCGGCTCGCCGGGCTGAGGCCTCAGCCGCGCATCGCCGCGCGGACCTCGCGCAGCGACGGGTTGGTCAGGTACCGCCCGCCGACGACGACGGTGGGGGACACCTCCCAGCCCTCCGGGTGCCGCGCGCGGACAGTCGCGGCGGCCTCCGGGTCGTCAGCGAAGCGCACCGACCGGTGGGGGAGGCGGGTCAGCACCATCGTGGCCCGCAGCTTCGCGGAGTACGGGCAGCCCGGTCTGTAGTAGACGGTGACGGCCTGGTCGGTCATGGCAGTTCTCCTCTCGGGACCCGCGGTCACCACGGCCCGTCCCTCACCAGCTGCCCTCGGGTGGGGTGAACTGGCTGAGGGAGGACTCCGCGCCCTGTGGGTCCCGGATCAGCGCGGTGCGGGTCCAGATCCCGTCCTCCGAGTCCAGCACGGTGGCGCCGAGCCGTTCGGCGGTGGCGGCGGCGTCGTCGCGGTCGGTCACCGTGAAGGTCA
This region of Geodermatophilus bullaregiensis genomic DNA includes:
- a CDS encoding PRC-barrel domain-containing protein; translation: MALPDRDSVRNWVGMTVVGRDDAEIGEITHLLADDETGAPEWLYATVDGDTVVVPLLDATEVDGRVRVVVERTAVAAAPRFGESRELTTDQEAELYLHYGIQYSTETSESVLPVDEPEPVAPRDPEAVPDTPAPSVAQPGDSDFGLTERPPTSAAARAAQVGGAVAALLGVGAVVFSTTRRRRRPARKVSRPARQVSRRASKGAGRAAKQARRAQRRTARRAVAVPAAGRARLGSLTASVAPLAATAAERVTTASRTGAERLSASVAPLAATAAGRVGTRSRTGVAQVGRAAALAAQQAAAASIAARARAAEAAASAAPLLASASTTARARAAEAATAAAPLLASASTTARARAAGAASAAGPLLVATGSALQHGTNAGVEAARRAVDTGAVLAATAVSKAAEASAELGQTGLRAAMRAERRVEKVPEAVAKTAHRVEKRAKRAARLTSLGLGMGTGYVLGAQAGRPRYEQIVQAVGKATQRATGRA
- a CDS encoding glutaredoxin family protein; the protein is MTDQAVTVYYRPGCPYSAKLRATMVLTRLPHRSVRFADDPEAAATVRARHPEGWEVSPTVVVGGRYLTNPSLREVRAAMRG
- a CDS encoding DUF1761 domain-containing protein, producing the protein MSAVSPLRVAAAAAAAFAASSAWYAAFGARLARLDDAYAGPGLSPAVVAPVELVRSGVVATAVSLLAGGLPARGPRQVLALGAGLWAAFPVVLLTGSVVHEKVPWQQAAIHGGDWLVKLLLVSAVVGRDPRA
- a CDS encoding aldo/keto reductase; its protein translation is MEYRTLGRSGCSVSSLCLGTMTFGAETAEAGAHEQLDVFVEAGGTLVDTADVYSAGAAEEIVGRWLAARPADVRDRVVLATKGRMPMGTEPNAVGNSRRHLRRALDDSLRRLGVEHVDLYQLHAWDPHTPLEETLHFLDDAVHAGTIAYPGLSNFTGWQVQKAIDLAEHRHWAVPVTLQPSYSLLVRQIEFEIVPACLDNGLGLLPWGPLGGGWLSGKYTRDQRPEGATRLGEDPGRGMEAYDRVGAQERTWDVLEAVQDVAEARGASMAQVALAWLAARPAVTSVILGARTTEQLRDDLGAADLVLDAEETARLDAVSDPGAADYPYGEVGAEQRSRDLSGA
- a CDS encoding maleylpyruvate isomerase family mycothiol-dependent enzyme, whose protein sequence is MTTDDGIRAATADERRAQVALYGSLTDEQWDAPSLCAGWRVREVLAHTTMPFRYSTGRVLRGMVRARGSFDRFADRAARRDAVELTPADLLTSLRDNVDFQWSPPGGGPLGALSHDVIHGLDTSAALGLDDRYASPERCALVLSGLQPRQLRFFGVDLTGVRLRAVDADWSYGDGEVVEGRAQDLLLTVCGRRQRAGRLRGPAAGRLAAGSPG